Below is a genomic region from Gemmatimonadota bacterium.
CCGTCCCAGCGCGATCTGACTGCTCAGCTCCTCACGCGCGGCCGCGCCCAACCGCGCCGTCATCTCGGTCTCAATGAAGCCGGGCGCCACGGCGTTGCACAGGACGCCACGCGAGGCCAGCTCCTTCGCCACCGACTTGGTCAGTCCGATAAGCCCGGC
It encodes:
- a CDS encoding SDR family oxidoreductase, translating into AGLIGLTKSVAKELASRGVLCNAVAPGFIETEMTARLGAAAREELSSQIALGRLGLPEDVAGAVRFLAGPGAAYITGQVIVVDGGMFL